One window of Cohnella hashimotonis genomic DNA carries:
- a CDS encoding DUF817 domain-containing protein has product MNLLSLRRAADTVGIPRELRQLLRFGWVQSMSCVFPVVIFVSLAVTQQFPLPWLPRYDWLLLICLAMQAWMLLAGLETRDELKVITVFHLIGLALELFKVHMGSWAYPGEGWAKVGGVPLYSGFMYASVASYLCQAWRRMNVGLEGWPPLRIAVPLAASIYLNFFTHHYWIDLRWWLSALVLIVFRRSWVTYQVGRRRYRMPLVLSFALIGFFIWIAENVATFFNAWKYPNQSDTWQLVSLGKISSWLLLVIISFLIVASLKQVKERRLPGTSVPRDSASRFNR; this is encoded by the coding sequence ATGAATCTTCTAAGTCTGAGGAGAGCAGCCGATACGGTCGGCATTCCCCGCGAGCTGCGGCAGCTCTTGCGTTTCGGCTGGGTGCAGTCGATGTCCTGCGTATTTCCCGTCGTGATCTTCGTCTCCCTCGCCGTGACGCAGCAATTCCCCCTGCCCTGGCTGCCGCGTTACGACTGGCTGCTCCTGATCTGCCTGGCCATGCAGGCCTGGATGCTGCTCGCCGGACTCGAGACGCGCGACGAGCTGAAGGTCATCACCGTGTTCCATCTGATCGGCCTCGCGCTGGAGCTGTTCAAGGTGCATATGGGGTCCTGGGCCTATCCCGGGGAGGGCTGGGCGAAGGTCGGCGGCGTGCCGCTCTACAGCGGCTTCATGTATGCCAGCGTAGCCAGCTACCTCTGCCAGGCATGGCGGCGCATGAATGTCGGTCTGGAAGGTTGGCCGCCGCTTCGGATCGCAGTCCCGCTTGCCGCTTCCATTTACCTGAACTTTTTTACGCACCACTATTGGATCGACCTTCGCTGGTGGCTGTCGGCTCTCGTGCTGATCGTATTCCGGAGGTCTTGGGTCACCTATCAGGTCGGTCGGCGCCGCTACCGGATGCCGCTCGTCCTCTCCTTCGCGCTGATCGGCTTCTTCATCTGGATCGCCGAGAACGTCGCCACCTTCTTCAACGCCTGGAAATATCCGAATCAATCCGATACCTGGCAGCTTGTCTCGCTGGGCAAGATCAGCTCCTGGCTGCTGCTCGTCATCATCAGCTTTCTGATCGTCGCCTCGCTGAAGCAAGTCAAGGAGCGGCGGCTTCCCGGCACCTCCGTTCCTCGCGATTCCGCTTCCCGATTTAACCGCTAA
- a CDS encoding DUF2975 domain-containing protein, giving the protein MKRKTLMLRAVIFLIGLAVLALCVIGLPSTFKDAAANYPKSTYLPLFIGMYASAIPFYAALFQAMRLLRYIDDNKAFSPLSVRALHVIKYCACAISLLYIACLPFLYRIAQKVDAPGVLAIGFVIAFASFVIAVFAAVLQKLLQNAIDIQSENELTI; this is encoded by the coding sequence ATGAAACGGAAAACGCTCATGCTGAGGGCGGTTATATTCCTGATTGGACTCGCGGTTCTTGCCTTGTGCGTCATCGGGCTGCCTTCGACCTTTAAAGATGCGGCCGCGAATTATCCGAAGTCGACCTACTTGCCCCTGTTCATAGGCATGTATGCCTCAGCCATTCCTTTTTATGCCGCGCTGTTCCAGGCGATGCGCCTTCTACGCTATATCGACGACAACAAGGCATTCTCGCCATTGTCCGTCCGCGCGCTCCACGTCATCAAATATTGCGCGTGCGCCATCAGTCTCCTGTACATTGCATGCTTGCCTTTCCTCTACCGGATCGCCCAAAAAGTCGACGCCCCCGGCGTTCTGGCCATCGGCTTCGTCATTGCGTTCGCTTCCTTCGTGATCGCCGTCTTTGCAGCCGTGCTCCAGAAGCTGCTCCAGAACGCCATCGATATACAATCGGAAAACGAATTAACGATCTGA
- a CDS encoding GNAT family N-acetyltransferase, with protein sequence MTERYELRPLKVPEDYEGLAALLNVFFSEPISAERLKEDDANLYEVGHTYMDDNGLLAGYDRTRYVVADDELIVGYVWSWRAPWTEPGYLNNTVVVKKEYRGQGIGGQLLQHLVQWGEGLGATKLVAEIWDDDPAARLFAEHRGFSVDRHAFQSVLELETANDRIINETELFERLEAEGIRIRTFAEEGATEENEAKIYQVYLETLADIPGFMGEVPDRAEWSKWHLRVEGYAPERVLLAVDVKDDRYVAVSNIPYKEATGGMYHEYTGVRREYRGRKIAQALKIRAVQLAKRHGAVYLKTDNDSLNGAILKVNQNLGYVPLRGSYRIAGDLGQVKEAIASRGK encoded by the coding sequence ATGACCGAGCGTTACGAGCTGCGTCCCTTGAAGGTACCTGAAGATTATGAAGGATTGGCCGCGCTGTTGAACGTTTTTTTCTCGGAGCCGATATCCGCCGAGCGCCTGAAGGAAGACGATGCGAACCTGTACGAGGTCGGACATACGTATATGGACGACAACGGGCTGCTGGCCGGCTATGACCGCACGCGTTATGTCGTCGCCGATGACGAGCTGATCGTCGGCTATGTCTGGTCGTGGCGGGCGCCTTGGACCGAACCGGGCTATCTCAATAATACCGTCGTCGTGAAAAAAGAATATCGCGGACAAGGCATCGGGGGGCAGCTGCTGCAGCACCTCGTGCAGTGGGGCGAAGGGCTGGGGGCAACCAAGCTCGTAGCCGAGATCTGGGACGACGACCCTGCTGCGCGGCTGTTCGCCGAGCACAGAGGCTTCTCCGTGGACCGGCATGCGTTTCAATCTGTGCTTGAACTGGAGACGGCGAACGATCGAATTATAAATGAAACCGAGTTGTTCGAGCGGCTCGAAGCGGAAGGCATCCGCATCCGGACCTTTGCGGAAGAAGGCGCGACGGAAGAAAACGAAGCGAAGATCTATCAGGTGTACCTGGAGACGCTCGCCGACATTCCGGGATTCATGGGCGAGGTGCCCGACCGGGCGGAGTGGTCGAAGTGGCACCTGCGGGTCGAGGGTTACGCCCCCGAACGGGTATTGCTCGCCGTGGACGTGAAGGACGACCGGTACGTCGCCGTATCGAATATACCTTACAAGGAAGCGACCGGCGGCATGTATCACGAATATACCGGCGTCCGCCGGGAATACCGGGGCCGCAAGATCGCGCAAGCGCTGAAGATCCGCGCCGTTCAACTCGCGAAGCGGCATGGCGCCGTCTACTTGAAGACGGACAACGATTCTTTAAACGGTGCTATCCTCAAAGTGAATCAGAACCTGGGTTATGTGCCGCTGCGGGGCTCCTATCGCATCGCCGGAGACCTTGGGCAAGTCAAGGAAGCGATCGCGAGTCGCGGAAAATAA
- a CDS encoding HD-GYP domain-containing protein: protein MPRSPRVLIGIMSATSVVLLLAFAYLASFPGHDIMYDLPRFHFYVISPTLLALAVSAIVLGWTGIRLRDMNVLMLALAIFSLNGFFLIHALSTPGFIVNDQYHLAGVASQIALTTCAAWIFLSTLSSDQPFIRLLSKHRRRIVVGWVTLIVLLNVAALVNPDLSEFIPVDIEPLNYVMAAITVLLFIFAAVRYYQQFRVVQFPLHAAIVFGSMLLAITECFMISTMMWTLAWWLYHVVLAASALLLLYGIIAQYRSNVAVTQTVQQGDRQSSQGRLRISISGSMQELIAATETKDAYTAGHNYRVAMYGVQLAQAMKLDPELLLALARGGLIHDVGKIRTPGEILNKPGKLDANERLVIEQHPVAGYEMCKYIGFMSEELSVIRHHHEKWDGTGYPDKLKGTEISLPARILAIADVYDALTSRRSYREPWPQERALQVIVEGSGTHFDPDCVSAFVKLCERGELFVPEGSRA, encoded by the coding sequence ATGCCACGTTCGCCTCGCGTTTTAATCGGCATCATGTCTGCAACGTCTGTCGTTCTTCTCCTGGCTTTTGCGTACCTGGCCTCGTTCCCCGGCCACGACATCATGTACGACCTGCCTCGTTTCCACTTCTATGTCATCTCACCCACGCTCCTGGCGTTGGCCGTCAGTGCGATCGTCCTGGGCTGGACGGGGATCCGGCTGCGGGATATGAACGTACTTATGCTGGCGCTGGCCATCTTTTCGCTGAACGGATTTTTTCTGATCCATGCGCTGTCCACGCCGGGCTTCATCGTCAACGACCAATACCATCTGGCCGGCGTCGCCTCGCAAATCGCGCTGACGACCTGCGCGGCCTGGATATTCCTCTCCACGCTATCTTCGGACCAACCTTTTATTCGACTCCTATCCAAGCATCGGCGGCGCATCGTCGTCGGCTGGGTGACGCTGATCGTCCTGTTGAACGTCGCCGCGCTGGTGAATCCCGACCTTTCCGAATTCATTCCGGTCGATATCGAACCGCTGAATTACGTCATGGCGGCGATAACCGTCCTCCTGTTTATTTTCGCCGCCGTCCGATATTACCAGCAGTTCCGGGTCGTCCAATTTCCGTTGCATGCGGCCATCGTATTCGGATCCATGCTGCTCGCGATCACGGAATGCTTCATGATCAGCACGATGATGTGGACCTTGGCCTGGTGGCTGTACCATGTCGTCCTCGCCGCATCTGCCCTGCTGCTGCTGTACGGCATTATCGCCCAGTATCGGTCGAACGTCGCGGTGACGCAGACCGTCCAGCAGGGCGACCGGCAATCGTCGCAAGGCCGGCTGCGCATCAGCATCTCCGGGAGCATGCAAGAGTTGATCGCGGCCACGGAAACGAAAGACGCCTATACCGCGGGCCACAACTACCGTGTCGCCATGTACGGCGTGCAGCTGGCCCAAGCCATGAAGCTCGATCCCGAGCTGCTGCTGGCGCTCGCCCGCGGCGGGCTCATTCACGACGTCGGCAAGATCCGGACGCCGGGCGAGATCCTGAATAAGCCGGGCAAGCTGGATGCGAACGAACGACTCGTCATCGAACAGCATCCGGTGGCCGGTTATGAGATGTGCAAATATATCGGATTCATGAGCGAAGAACTGTCCGTCATCCGGCACCATCACGAGAAGTGGGACGGCACGGGGTATCCGGACAAGCTGAAGGGCACGGAGATCTCGCTGCCCGCGCGAATCCTTGCCATCGCGGACGTATACGACGCGTTGACGTCGCGAAGATCCTACCGCGAGCCTTGGCCGCAGGAACGCGCGCTGCAGGTCATCGTCGAGGGAAGCGGCACGCACTTCGATCCCGATTGCGTCTCGGCCTTCGTCAAGCTTTGCGAGCGCGGCGAATTGTTCGTACCGGAGGGAAGCCGCGCCTAG
- a CDS encoding AraC family transcriptional regulator: MDANQLIALWNHADCKVVDVRRTTIGAGESIYGYRVPSSLFLISVRGEAEAHVGGEVHRMQRVTVLHAGKGAVLDIVAGSAGLDYYSVYYKAVISAAISSELAASLEEGRPHDRSYSVAPDNPAALHRIAGDMFRDWGKRQPLARLRVRTLLYQFAHELLQQMSEHGQRSAKRDLASRVAAIIHEHYADTITLESLSESLNYSVPHLSSYFKLRTGLSPIDYLIKVRIEKAAALLRETDASLKEIAAGVGYQDPGYLGRLFKKYKGVSPISFREAHAEEKKRADRPAITMGSSIAPSDPFPYTDSDDNDYQYQSGGEGDIMFKQGKPMLASALLFSLMLLLSACGSNGAATETAASQPGPSETPAASAEPQTKKIQTVNGEVEIPAHPQRIVAGEYLGSLIALGITPVGTSDHHIKNPYFQEYLKDVENIGDGNGNAEKILAMKPDLIIMDDFYPEVNEQLAKIAPTVVIPYASLKTVHEEVAYFGELLGEKEKADAWLADYDSRIASAKARVLKAVPADSTFSVIEFNQKELMAVGTDYGKGGQPIYNGFGFKPPAAVAAEMADPGWAAFSAEVLPKYAGDYIVLTSDSKTLDDIKADPIWGSLPAVKNNRVFLWTSARSGYWDPIAILSQTEELADWLISL, encoded by the coding sequence ATGGACGCCAATCAACTGATCGCGCTATGGAATCATGCCGACTGCAAAGTCGTGGACGTTCGCCGTACCACGATCGGAGCGGGCGAATCTATCTACGGCTACCGCGTGCCCTCCAGTCTGTTTCTGATTTCGGTTCGCGGCGAAGCCGAGGCCCATGTCGGCGGTGAAGTTCACCGCATGCAGCGTGTCACCGTGCTTCATGCGGGCAAGGGCGCCGTGCTCGACATCGTCGCGGGCAGCGCGGGACTGGATTACTATAGCGTTTATTACAAGGCCGTCATAAGTGCCGCGATCTCTTCCGAGCTAGCCGCGTCCTTAGAGGAGGGGCGGCCTCATGACAGATCCTACAGCGTAGCGCCGGACAATCCGGCTGCGTTGCACCGGATCGCGGGCGATATGTTCAGGGACTGGGGGAAACGGCAGCCATTAGCACGTTTGCGCGTCCGGACCCTGCTCTACCAGTTCGCGCACGAGCTGCTGCAGCAGATGTCGGAGCATGGCCAACGCTCGGCCAAGCGCGATCTGGCTTCCCGGGTCGCGGCCATCATTCATGAACATTATGCGGATACGATCACGCTCGAATCGCTGTCGGAGAGCCTGAACTATAGCGTTCCCCATTTATCGTCTTACTTTAAGCTGCGGACGGGACTCAGCCCGATCGACTACTTGATCAAGGTTCGCATTGAAAAGGCAGCGGCGCTGCTGCGAGAGACGGATGCGTCGCTGAAGGAGATCGCGGCGGGCGTCGGCTACCAAGATCCGGGCTATCTGGGCAGGCTGTTCAAAAAGTACAAGGGCGTTTCCCCCATAAGTTTTAGAGAGGCGCATGCCGAAGAGAAGAAACGAGCAGATCGTCCTGCCATAACCATGGGATCCTCCATTGCCCCCTCCGATCCGTTTCCATATACTGATTCTGATGATAACGATTATCAGTATCAAAGTGGCGGAGAGGGAGATATCATGTTTAAACAGGGAAAGCCAATGCTGGCATCGGCACTTCTGTTCAGTCTCATGCTGTTGCTCAGCGCATGCGGCTCGAACGGCGCGGCGACGGAGACGGCCGCTTCGCAGCCCGGTCCGAGCGAGACGCCGGCGGCTTCGGCAGAGCCGCAGACTAAAAAAATTCAAACGGTCAACGGCGAGGTGGAAATCCCCGCTCATCCGCAGCGAATCGTGGCAGGCGAGTATCTGGGAAGCCTGATCGCGCTGGGCATTACGCCGGTCGGCACGTCCGATCATCATATTAAAAACCCTTACTTTCAGGAATATTTGAAAGACGTCGAAAATATCGGGGACGGCAACGGCAACGCGGAGAAGATATTGGCGATGAAGCCGGACCTGATCATCATGGACGACTTCTATCCGGAGGTAAACGAGCAGCTGGCCAAAATCGCGCCTACTGTCGTCATCCCCTACGCTTCACTAAAGACAGTGCACGAAGAGGTCGCTTATTTCGGCGAGCTGCTGGGCGAAAAGGAAAAGGCCGACGCCTGGCTCGCGGACTACGACAGCCGTATCGCGAGCGCCAAAGCGCGCGTGTTGAAGGCCGTACCCGCGGACAGCACGTTTTCGGTCATCGAATTCAATCAAAAAGAGCTGATGGCCGTGGGAACCGATTACGGGAAGGGCGGACAACCGATCTACAACGGATTCGGGTTCAAGCCTCCCGCGGCGGTCGCCGCCGAGATGGCCGATCCGGGCTGGGCTGCTTTCTCTGCCGAGGTATTGCCAAAATACGCGGGAGACTATATCGTTCTGACCTCCGATTCGAAGACGCTGGACGATATCAAGGCGGACCCG
- a CDS encoding MerR family transcriptional regulator: protein MKYRSISEVSAELDIPDSTIRYYEKKGLLPLVERDPAGRRMFSEDQMTLLGTVMCLKNTHMPISSIKQYVDWIVEGERTLERRLEMMNLHKQAVLEEIALMTESLKGIDYKIERYTKQLQEKR from the coding sequence ATGAAATACCGTTCCATCAGCGAAGTATCGGCCGAGCTCGATATTCCGGACTCCACGATCCGTTATTACGAAAAAAAGGGACTTCTTCCGTTAGTCGAACGCGATCCGGCCGGGAGGCGGATGTTCTCGGAAGATCAGATGACGCTTCTCGGCACCGTCATGTGCTTGAAGAACACGCATATGCCCATCAGCAGCATCAAGCAGTATGTGGATTGGATCGTAGAGGGGGAGCGCACGCTCGAGCGCCGGCTCGAGATGATGAACCTTCACAAGCAAGCGGTGCTGGAAGAGATCGCGTTAATGACAGAGAGCTTAAAAGGAATCGACTACAAAATCGAGCGGTACACGAAGCAGCTTCAAGAAAAACGATAA
- a CDS encoding SDR family oxidoreductase: MKLSENTILITGGSAGIGLAFAERFLKAGNRVIICGRREQALQDAKEKYPELITRVCDLAVASERAALFEWVAANYPEVNVLVNNAGIQQRFNVLKADAKNDWAALSQEIATNIEAPFHLSMLFAPFFAAKEAAAIINVTSGLAFTPFAIAPIYSASKAALHSFTMSLRLQLSDTSVEVIEVAPPAVNTDLGGTGLHVQGEPLDAFADGIFEGLEAGLAEIGYGTSVGRLRMSRDEIDQYAEKMYEATKSAIE, from the coding sequence ATGAAACTTTCAGAAAATACGATCCTGATTACCGGCGGAAGCGCCGGCATCGGCCTCGCTTTTGCGGAGCGATTCCTGAAGGCGGGCAATCGGGTCATCATCTGCGGCAGACGCGAGCAAGCGCTGCAGGATGCCAAGGAGAAATACCCGGAGCTTATCACGCGCGTATGCGACCTGGCTGTCGCGTCCGAACGCGCGGCCTTGTTCGAATGGGTCGCCGCCAACTATCCGGAAGTCAATGTATTGGTTAACAATGCAGGGATCCAACAGCGTTTTAATGTGCTGAAGGCGGATGCGAAAAACGACTGGGCCGCGCTAAGCCAAGAGATCGCCACCAACATCGAGGCGCCGTTCCACCTCTCCATGCTCTTCGCTCCGTTTTTTGCGGCCAAAGAAGCCGCGGCGATCATCAACGTGACATCGGGCTTGGCCTTCACGCCGTTCGCAATCGCCCCGATCTATTCGGCGTCCAAGGCGGCGCTCCATTCCTTCACGATGAGTCTCAGGCTTCAACTGTCCGATACGTCCGTCGAAGTGATCGAAGTCGCGCCTCCCGCCGTCAATACGGATCTGGGAGGTACAGGCCTGCACGTCCAAGGCGAACCGCTCGATGCCTTCGCGGACGGCATTTTCGAAGGGCTTGAAGCGGGATTGGCGGAGATCGGCTACGGCACCTCGGTCGGCCGCCTGCGCATGTCGCGGGACGAGATCGACCAATACGCGGAAAAGATGTATGAAGCGACGAAAAGCGCAATTGAATAA
- a CDS encoding DUF6855 family protein: MSTLGTKENPWKLKTPPQTSEYEMYKDEKDGKEILVCTVGKTVLHYNYRCLADLQAMLRQHGDWMELGSADEQKPAKEGTVEAWARSADNPIGGWYGLKKGFRGRFGMYIPPLMEELGLAEVEHQPRNNRMKAI, translated from the coding sequence GTGTCGACATTAGGTACGAAGGAAAATCCGTGGAAACTTAAGACGCCGCCGCAAACGTCGGAATACGAGATGTACAAGGACGAGAAGGACGGCAAAGAGATTCTCGTCTGCACGGTAGGCAAGACGGTGCTGCATTATAATTATCGCTGTCTGGCCGACCTGCAGGCGATGCTGCGCCAGCACGGCGACTGGATGGAGCTGGGCAGCGCGGATGAGCAGAAGCCTGCGAAGGAAGGAACCGTAGAGGCGTGGGCCAGATCGGCGGACAACCCGATCGGCGGTTGGTATGGGCTGAAGAAGGGTTTTCGGGGGCGCTTCGGCATGTACATCCCGCCGCTGATGGAGGAGCTGGGCCTCGCGGAAGTTGAGCATCAGCCGAGGAACAATCGGATGAAGGCGATTTAG
- a CDS encoding helix-turn-helix domain-containing protein encodes MAIVINIDVMLAKRKMSVTELSERVGITMANLSILKNGKAKAIRISTLEAICRALKCQPGDILEYTDEEEGGQ; translated from the coding sequence GTGGCGATTGTCATCAATATCGATGTCATGCTGGCGAAGCGGAAAATGAGCGTGACCGAGCTGTCGGAGCGCGTCGGGATCACGATGGCCAACCTGTCCATCCTCAAAAACGGGAAGGCGAAGGCGATCCGCATCTCGACGCTGGAGGCGATCTGCAGGGCATTGAAGTGTCAGCCCGGCGATATTCTTGAATATACGGACGAAGAGGAGGGCGGGCAATGA
- a CDS encoding SDR family oxidoreductase, whose protein sequence is MAQRTWLITGISSGFGRHMTEQLLERGDHVAGTVRNLHAADDLKAAYGDRLWIANLDVTDTPAVHAVVDQAFEQLGRIDVVVSNAGYGLIGAAEELTDEQIIHQINTNLVGSIQLVRAALPYLRAQGGGRIIQLSTVGGQAAFPGGSLYHATKWGIEGFAEAVMQEVAPFNIGVTIVEPGGARTNFRHHSLKLGPRMEAYDISPAAGARRIAEDKTAVSMGDPAKMAKIMIDSVDQHPAPKRIALGSDSYQAIHRALTGRLAELEAQRELAFSTDFPKGQ, encoded by the coding sequence ATGGCACAACGGACTTGGTTGATCACGGGAATCAGCAGCGGTTTCGGCCGGCATATGACCGAGCAGCTGCTGGAGCGGGGCGATCACGTAGCCGGCACGGTGCGCAATCTCCACGCGGCAGACGATCTGAAGGCGGCATACGGCGATCGGTTGTGGATCGCGAATCTGGACGTGACGGATACGCCGGCCGTTCATGCCGTCGTCGACCAGGCTTTCGAGCAGCTAGGTCGCATTGACGTGGTAGTCAGCAATGCCGGCTATGGCCTGATCGGCGCGGCGGAGGAGCTGACCGACGAGCAAATTATCCATCAGATCAATACCAATCTGGTCGGCTCCATCCAGCTGGTGCGCGCAGCGCTGCCGTACTTGCGCGCGCAAGGCGGCGGACGTATCATCCAGCTCTCTACGGTAGGGGGCCAAGCCGCATTCCCGGGAGGCTCCCTGTACCACGCGACGAAGTGGGGGATCGAGGGCTTCGCCGAAGCGGTCATGCAGGAGGTCGCGCCGTTCAACATCGGCGTGACCATCGTGGAGCCGGGCGGGGCGCGCACGAACTTCAGGCACCACAGCTTGAAGCTGGGGCCGCGGATGGAGGCCTACGATATCTCTCCGGCTGCCGGCGCCAGGCGTATCGCTGAAGATAAGACGGCTGTATCCATGGGGGATCCTGCAAAAATGGCCAAGATCATGATCGACAGCGTCGACCAGCATCCGGCGCCGAAGCGGATCGCGCTGGGCAGCGATTCCTACCAGGCGATCCATCGCGCGCTCACCGGCCGACTCGCGGAGCTTGAGGCGCAGCGGGAGCTCGCTTTCTCGACGGATTTTCCGAAAGGGCAGTGA